Part of the Sphaerochaeta associata genome is shown below.
TATGATTCCTCAATCTGAGAGGGAAGAAACGCAAGAGGCCTTTCAATGGTAGCGGCACTCTCCCCGTCCAGAGCAAGTATGAAGAGATGGTCTGCGATTACCGTCGCTGCCTGCGGCCAGGCATAGACGGCGATACCGCCTTTGCGCTGTTGCGGTACGTAGAGTTTAGTCTGAAGATAGGAGAGCAGGTAGGAAAAAAGGTTTGGATACACTACGAGCGAACATCGCTGCATGGCACTCTTGATGTGGTCGATGGCATCGAGGCAGAAGGAGTATACATCCTCACCCTCGGTACCCTTCCACTGCTCGGGTGTGAAATAGGTATCCTGGAAGTGGTTGAGCTTGCGTCTGAGCATCTCAATGTCATTTGCAGTTACAATGTCGATGATGCTCTGCTTCAGGCCGCGGTACCAGGAACGCAGGTCATTGTCTGCAAGCATTTGTGTGAATTGATCGTGTGTTTTCAACGAGCCATGGACGATTGACTTGTCCACCGCACGCCTGAGGAAGCGGTGATGCAACTCGCGGTCCTTATAAGGGATGCCGGGGTCGAGCAACAGGGACTTCAGGCTCTCCAGGCTGAATTGATTGTCATAGACCTCCTGCAGGCGCTGAAGGAACCTGCCGCTGGGGTACTGCAGGGCAAGCTTGCCCTCCCGGATGACCAAGGGAACATCGTACAACGCCGCCTCTTCCTCAAGCACGGGCAGCAGGATGTCCGAAGCTGCACAGCCGATGACGATGGAATGAGCGGAAACTCCTTCAGATAGCAGGCTGCGGATCCTGCGCAATGTTGTCTTGATTTCCATCACATGGTTGCCAAAGACTTCCAAGGTGGCAAGCTTTACCGCCGGAGTCGGACGCAAGGTCAACCAAGCTGGACAACCCAATGAAGTGAAGAGGTCTTGCGCCCCTCCGATGGTGTCGGTAAACAAAATGCAGTACCGTTTGGAAAGGTCCCAATCACCGCTCAGGCATGGCTGTGCATATCGTGGTTCGAAGAGCGAGTGTTCGGCTAGAAACTGCTGATACAGCTGGTAGAGCAAAAGCAGATCCCGCTGCATCTCATCGGCGAGCAAGGGGAGAGCCTCTGCTTCGATGGCTTCTCTCAGTGAGGGCAGAATCGAGGAAATATAGCTGATGAAACGGCCGTTTGCCTCCGGATATCGCGGATTGACCAAGCTGGGCAGGGCAAGCCCACCAGCAAGCATTTGGTGTACGAACAAACTTCTTATCAGGGAATTGGCGGGGACAAGGTGTTCTTCGTGCTTAAGAAACATCGAGCGGAAGGTATCGAAGGAGATTGCACGCTCGGAAAGTATTGCACGCTTGTTGCTGTGCAAGGCGTAGTCGACCAGATATGAGCGAGCCGCCACTTCGGTGGGAAACACACACACAAATCCTTCATCAAATGCTTGTTGTACGTAGCTACGTTTACTGCTCACCATGCATTGCAGTATACCATGATTGTGTGTAGGATAAGCCTGTGTGATGAAAAAAGCGATGAAAAATCTCCCTAAACACAGTGAAGTCGACACTACCTATGAAGCTAAGCCGTTGGCTTTCGCCTTGTCCATGGTACTTTCCTTGCTTATGTGGCTTTTGCTGGGCCCTTCGCTTTCCCGCCTGCTCCGACCACTGGGTATCCCCTACCTCACCGCCAATGCTCCATTTCTTGCAATGGTCGGCGGTTTCCTGGCATCCAAGCAGATTTTGCTCAAGCAGCCGCTGAAAAGCCTTCTCACCGACCACCCCGTGTTCCAGACATCGCTGTTCATCAAATCTTTTCTCATCTATTTCCTATCGGCGACAGCATTCCTGCTGGTTGACGTCCTGCTCAACCCGCATTACTACCAGCCGATGACGGGCTCGTCTCCATCGACATACCTGTTGATGCTGCCTTTGGTCCTTCTCCTCACCCCCCTGCAGACGAGTGCAGAGGAACTGGTGCTGCGCATGCTCCCGGTAAGGGCAATCAACAAGGGTCGGTTGAGTCGGGATTCAAGATTACAACTGGTCACCAGCTTGGTTTCAGCACTCCTGTTCGCCGTCCCCCACCTCGGCAACCTCGAACTGACAATCGCCTCGAACCGCTTGGTGGTCGTCCTCTACTATGCCCTCTTCGGCTTTGTGGTCACCTACCTGTGCTTGAAACACAGGGGCTTTGAAATTGCTCTGGCAATCCATGCGGCGAACAACCTCTTCATCGCCTTGGTCTGCAACCACCCATCATCCTCCCTTCCCAGCCTTCCGCTGCTCGAGACAAGCAGGCCGATCGGAACCGTATACGACCTCCGCCAGCTGTGCATCAGCCTAGCCTTGGTAGCATTACTTACCAGAAACCAAAAAGAAAGCTGACAACCAATCACTCCTATGGTATGGTACAAACCATGTATTTCAGAATAAAGGAGTCCTTATGCGCAGCAAATCCACTATATTGATCAGCATCGTTCTCATCTCAAGCACGTTGCTGTGGGCAGGCAATCTGCAGAAAGTCCATCCGCTTGACAGCCCCTTGTACCGTAATCTTGCCACCCTGTACATCCTGCAAGGCAAAGCCCTGCCTTCCACCTCCCTTCCCTATAATGAGGATGAGGCCAAACGGCTGCTCGATCGAATAGACAAAACCAACCTTACAAGCGAAGCCGAACTGGCATTGTACGAGGCAATCAGGAAGGAACTGCAACCAAGCAGAAAGCAAGCAGGAAATTTAGGCTACGATATCAATCTCGATCTCACAACCGAGGTGTATGCTCATATCAATACCTCCGATTTCACTGCAGAACAAGACTGGACGTATGGCTATGGAGAAAGAAAGAGCTTGGGGAACCTCAGTTTCGAAACCTGGCCCGTTGACTCCTTCTACAGCTATTTCGAGCTCTCGCTGATGAACAATTTCGGGGTAGTTTCACAACCCGGATATGATCCTACAAATCCCAATACCCAGCCCAATACGCTGTATGGAAAGTCACCCCTCACCACCAACATCATCATGGTCGAACCCAACAGGATTGAGAACATCGACCTCAACTTCCCCTACCGGGCCTTCGTCAGTCTGGGCTCTGAGCATTGGAACATACAGGTGGGAAGGGACAAGCTGAGCTGGGGGGCCGGCAAGAGCGGAAACCTGATGGTCAGCAACAACATGCCCTACCAGCAGTTCGGCAGGTTCACCACCGGTTTCGACCGCTTCAAGTACACCCTGCTCTCCTCGTTCTATACACATCCCCAAGTATACACTTCCAATTATATAGGAGCCAACGCCCAGGACATTTTGGCCGACGGCATCAAGATGTTCTTGGCCCACAGGGTTGAGTTCAGGTTCCTTCAGGACAAGCTTGGATTGGCTGTCAGTGAGTCAATGATGTATCAGAGCGCAACAGGGTCGATTGACCTGCGCTTTCTCAATCCCGTGGGGTTCTACCACAACCAGTACATCAGGGGCAACTCGAACTCCATGCTGGTTTTCGAGGCAGACTACACCCCGGTCAAGGCATTGAACCTCTATGCCCAACTGGCCATCGACGAGATTGCCTTTGGTGAGGATGTACCTCCTGCAGCCAACTCAAAACCCAATGCCTTCGGCTATCTGGCAGGATTGCAAGGAGCTCTTGGAATTGGTAAGGGAGTTTTCACCTACTCGCTGGAGGGTGCCTATACCGATCCATTCATGTACATGCGCGAGCAGTACGATCCAACTACCAAGCAGTTCGGAGTCGGCTACGATGTCATCGTACGGGTGCTCTCCCACAGTATGGAGAACCTGCGCTACTGGCAGGGCTACCCCTACGGAGGGGATGCCATCGTCGCCCAGCTGAACCTAGGGTACGAAAAGCCCGGCAAGATTCGACTGGAAGCGTCGACGATGTTCATGGTGCATGGAATCCTGGATATCAACAGCACGTGGACCTTGTACAATGGCTCGGGGACCATCGTAACCACTCCTACAACCGAGAACCCCTTCGACAACACGGAAACAGGGTCCATTTCCTACACCCTGCTTCCCACCTTTCTTGCCGAATATTCGCTGAACGATAACTTCAGCGGCATGGTGAACATCGCCGTCCCGATGATCTGGAACAAAGGCAATGACCCAAAAGCCTTCACCTATGATGTACAGCTGAGCCTAGGAGTAACGTACTCGATCTAAAGGCGGAATTCCCTTGCCTTGATACAGAGATGGACAATCTTGCTTTGTGGTTGTATCTTTATACCGTAGCAATGATTGTCCTCTTACAGAGAGAAAGGGGGATGCATCGTGAGAGTGCAGAAACATTCGGTTTTCAGCTTCCTGGCCCTGTTGTGGTTCGTAGCCTCTTCTCTGGTCGATGTCCTTTTTCCAAAGGAAATCTATTTATCGCCTGAACTCTATGCCACCTTCTACCCCAACGATGTCATCAATCTCTTCCTGGGCGGTGTTGCGTTGCTGCTGTCTACACTCAAGACAGTAAGAAAGAGTAGATTCTTCCTTCCTTTCCGATCAGGTATGCTGCTCTTCATCCTGTACAATGCAATTGCATCGGCCTACGCAAACACGAACGGCATGGACATCGTTCTGCTGCTCCTTGCAATTGCAGCGGTGCTGACACTGGTTGAGGCTGAAGAGTACCAAAATCTGCTTACTCTGGGATTCTCCCCTGGCCATGCAAAACGCTATGCATCCCTGCTCATCGTCATGGCCGGCCTCTTCATCCTGCGGGCAGCACTGCAGCTTTTCGGCAAAGAGGTTTCTCCCGGTGAGAAAGGGGTATCCCTTGCAGACGTCCTGCTCTGCACGCTGTGGCTTGCCAATGGAATCGGATTTCTCAGAAATGCTGCTAAATGCTTTATCGCAGCCTTCATCTGCTATATCCACGGCAGCCTGCTGTTTCTCTCACTTTTATTGCTTTTCATACTCCAACCGCTTCTATTGGGGACAGCATTCCCATTTGTTGACTTTGTCGTAATTGCAATGATGAGCACAGCCTTCTTCATACCCTTGGCACTCTTGGCTAAGGAGATGCAACAGCTCCCTTGAGAATAATGAAAGGTTTACACTCTTAACGCAACAGAGGCCACCGCAGTTGCGATGGCCTCTGAATACATTGCAATACTAATCTTACAGAACGCGGAAAGCGTCACGACCAGCGTACTTGGCGGTATCACCGAGGTAGTCCTCGATGCGCAGCAGCTGATTGTACTTTGCAAGACGGTCGGAGCGGCTCATGGAACCGGTCTTGATCTCACCGGTCTCGAGGGCGACTACGAGGTCGGCAATGAAGTTGTCCTCGGTCTCGCCGGAGCGGTGGGATACGACGGAAGTGTACCCGTTGCGCTTTGCAAGGTCGATGGCTTCAAAGGTCTCGGTGAGGGTGCCGATCTGGTTCACCTTGATCAGGATGGAGTTGGCTACGCCCTTCTCAAGACCCATCTTCAGTCTCTCGACGTTGGTTACGAACAAGTCGTCACCCACGAGCTGAACGCGGTCGCCGATACGGTCGGTGAGCATCTTCCAGCCTTCCCAGTCGTCCTCGGCCATGCCGTCTTCGATGCTGATGATCGGGTAGCGGTTGCTCCAGTCTTCCCACAGGTCAACCATCTGAGCGCTGGTCAGCTTCTCACCGGTGGTCCACTTGAGGGTATAGGTCTTGGTCTTCTCGTCATAGAGCTCGGAAGCGGCGGGGTCAAGGGCGATCATGAAATCACCATCGCGACCGGCGGTGTAACCTGCCTTCTTGATGGCTTCCATGATGACCTCGAGGGCCTCTTCGTTGGACTGCAGGTCGGGAGCGAAACCGCCCTCGTCACCTACAGAGGTATTGTACTTCTTTGCCTTCAGAACAGCCTTGAGGTTGTGGAACACTTCGGCGGTCCATCTCAGGCCTTCGCGAAGGGAGGGGGCTCCGATCGGCATGACCAT
Proteins encoded:
- a CDS encoding PD-(D/E)XK nuclease family protein, yielding MVSSKRSYVQQAFDEGFVCVFPTEVAARSYLVDYALHSNKRAILSERAISFDTFRSMFLKHEEHLVPANSLIRSLFVHQMLAGGLALPSLVNPRYPEANGRFISYISSILPSLREAIEAEALPLLADEMQRDLLLLYQLYQQFLAEHSLFEPRYAQPCLSGDWDLSKRYCILFTDTIGGAQDLFTSLGCPAWLTLRPTPAVKLATLEVFGNHVMEIKTTLRRIRSLLSEGVSAHSIVIGCAASDILLPVLEEEAALYDVPLVIREGKLALQYPSGRFLQRLQEVYDNQFSLESLKSLLLDPGIPYKDRELHHRFLRRAVDKSIVHGSLKTHDQFTQMLADNDLRSWYRGLKQSIIDIVTANDIEMLRRKLNHFQDTYFTPEQWKGTEGEDVYSFCLDAIDHIKSAMQRCSLVVYPNLFSYLLSYLQTKLYVPQQRKGGIAVYAWPQAATVIADHLFILALDGESAATIERPLAFLPSQIEESYRKEIDTTRANLLAASLGDGRVTLSCHAKRYEGEMLPPSLFMEEDALLNHESSPNLSEDPYLQELELYSQNQRAVARSLDSQIRFFLQASRTSLLPRRDDYTRHPIPKTLVSRLLEEREGKALLELSPTKIDLFNRCPYAWLVHYLYKVTKEDFDVQRVDHLMIGNLLHLVYQRFFSSVGNFDPALLDQYRNQLASLFDSTLTELYGSEGPTPSIRSWIIAEYREKVLAILEQEAKLFSHTQSILFEHELSFERDAMLLHGRIDRIICLNPPDGRHYAVIDYKKGEAPMTRLKEPLESYQLPLYRVLVQQVLKADASHAAYYSIKEERYRSLWTYEDSEEALLGEELLDGCLSSISDALEGGAFMATPSKQHCSGCDYRPLCRRRFATR
- a CDS encoding CPBP family intramembrane glutamic endopeptidase, encoding MKKAMKNLPKHSEVDTTYEAKPLAFALSMVLSLLMWLLLGPSLSRLLRPLGIPYLTANAPFLAMVGGFLASKQILLKQPLKSLLTDHPVFQTSLFIKSFLIYFLSATAFLLVDVLLNPHYYQPMTGSSPSTYLLMLPLVLLLTPLQTSAEELVLRMLPVRAINKGRLSRDSRLQLVTSLVSALLFAVPHLGNLELTIASNRLVVVLYYALFGFVVTYLCLKHRGFEIALAIHAANNLFIALVCNHPSSSLPSLPLLETSRPIGTVYDLRQLCISLALVALLTRNQKES
- a CDS encoding capsule assembly Wzi family protein, which translates into the protein MRSKSTILISIVLISSTLLWAGNLQKVHPLDSPLYRNLATLYILQGKALPSTSLPYNEDEAKRLLDRIDKTNLTSEAELALYEAIRKELQPSRKQAGNLGYDINLDLTTEVYAHINTSDFTAEQDWTYGYGERKSLGNLSFETWPVDSFYSYFELSLMNNFGVVSQPGYDPTNPNTQPNTLYGKSPLTTNIIMVEPNRIENIDLNFPYRAFVSLGSEHWNIQVGRDKLSWGAGKSGNLMVSNNMPYQQFGRFTTGFDRFKYTLLSSFYTHPQVYTSNYIGANAQDILADGIKMFLAHRVEFRFLQDKLGLAVSESMMYQSATGSIDLRFLNPVGFYHNQYIRGNSNSMLVFEADYTPVKALNLYAQLAIDEIAFGEDVPPAANSKPNAFGYLAGLQGALGIGKGVFTYSLEGAYTDPFMYMREQYDPTTKQFGVGYDVIVRVLSHSMENLRYWQGYPYGGDAIVAQLNLGYEKPGKIRLEASTMFMVHGILDINSTWTLYNGSGTIVTTPTTENPFDNTETGSISYTLLPTFLAEYSLNDNFSGMVNIAVPMIWNKGNDPKAFTYDVQLSLGVTYSI
- the eno gene encoding phosphopyruvate hydratase, translated to MSIIEFIEAREILDSRGNPTVEVDVILEDGSMGRAAVPSGASTGVHEAVELRDGDKSRYLGKGVLKAVDNVNNILAPELEGMDALDQVAIDRAMIALDGTPNKAKLGANAILGVSMAVARAAADYLGLPLYKYLGAYHACTLPVPMANILNGGAHSDNKVDFQEFMVMPIGAPSLREGLRWTAEVFHNLKAVLKAKKYNTSVGDEGGFAPDLQSNEEALEVIMEAIKKAGYTAGRDGDFMIALDPAASELYDEKTKTYTLKWTTGEKLTSAQMVDLWEDWSNRYPIISIEDGMAEDDWEGWKMLTDRIGDRVQLVGDDLFVTNVERLKMGLEKGVANSILIKVNQIGTLTETFEAIDLAKRNGYTSVVSHRSGETEDNFIADLVVALETGEIKTGSMSRSDRLAKYNQLLRIEDYLGDTAKYAGRDAFRVL